ttacctgtgaaggcaccaaggcagttcacaggcgcacgtggtacagaatccatacttgtcacctttccgcgaaGTCACAAAACAGACGGAAACCCAGCTGTGTATGAGTTCAGAAACACTTGCAAGTACTTTTATTttgacgccgtcatcgaccttctaactgaactctggaaacaCGCAACCCCCACGGCAGGCGGCGTAGCGTACAAAATGAGGGGGCCAAGATGGAGACGCGAAAGTTCTGGTTAGGCTTAACGGAAACGATTGccgcaaatgaactgaacgttggccggagcggcaagattgcgatacgcggcgctgtttctcccaagcacgccgatatcgagagtgcaaagCACAGTGGGGGCCGCTTACTTATCGccggtctgccggccacccctcctttggaaaatagaatgtgctcgacagtctcgttatcggagcgctcgtgcagcgccgcggctccggccgccgtgcacttttggcGATCTTTTTCTGTTGAGACTGTACCttttccctcgccttctttcggtacggTGGCGAGCGCTTCTCACGGCCAGCCGGGACCCCTTCGCCCAGATgcgcagtgcctagaatgtactcagcggtACTCTACGATAAGGTTACAATGTaatagaagtgtggtggcgagtgctcTTCCGCAGCAGCGCCACAGCAGAAAAGGCTGACGTACgcgcatgatttaaaaaaaaagagagaaaaaaaaaaccgcctctgctgtggtggccacttttcaagagattcgagatgacattcgtacaatcgggagattaggtccaaattcaggagtctcccggacaattcgggagagttggcaggtatgcacaaAGGACATAAGCACAGCCATATCTGTGGCAATAAAATATACTAGTGGATGTGTGTTGATAAGCCCATTCACAGTTTCACCCTAGACAATCTACAGAATAACCTCAAACATTTCAATGTAACTACAACTTTCTTCACAAGGGGTTCCGTTAGCAAGCTGCAGTAGTCTTTCTGGCCTGTGACGCTGACAGTGGATCTTTAACAGGATGTCCCTACATAGGCCCTCCATGCGTGTAGGAGGCAAATCACCAAAAGGGTGGTTTGTTACATGCACCACAACTTAACGTAAAGCCACCTCCGTGGGTTCCTCTCAGTCTCAAGGACAGCGCTCAGTCTCAAGGATAGTGGAAGTGGTTCTCATGGAACCTATAGGAGCAGTTCTACCTTGATTCATGCCATATCCAAGCAGCTGCCCTATACTACCACTACAGTTTCCCGAAGCCAATCCTTTTGAAGTTGGAATAACTATGAAACGTTGAGTTACAGATTATAAAACATTTTGGCTGGCGACTACGGGTAGTTGGCCTAACATCAAGCGCCACCCGATCAGAACAATTCCAATCAAAATGATCCCCTTCAAGCCTCGTAAACATGTGTGTACAAATTTACATTATAAAGCTTGTGCGTGTATTGTAACAATTCTGCGTGAAAGGCCTTTTTTCAAAaccaagaaggaaagaaaaactgCAAGAGGACATTATAAGCTTAACTATTTATTTGCGAAGTTATTgcaaaaaagaagacaaagaacTGGAGTTGGCTCTGTCTTGTGAGGGAACGGTCCACCAAACAAGCTTCGAAATAACAATTTCAAcaatgtttaattttttttatcactGACAAACTCCAAGCAATAATGTCAAGCATATATGCACAAGTCTAATTTTAGACCTTAAACTTTTCCATATCACAGGAAATTACAAAAATTACGTCAGCCCTCATCATTAGCTGCATTGGTATTTTGATGGTATAAAAATGGTTAGTCATTTTAAAACGACTAAAACCTCTACGCAACAAAATTTTATATTGCCTTGTGAAAAAGGGAAGGAAATGTATAATATGATAGGAATATAATATCGACAAGCTCAGTCGTCATGAAGGTTACTTCAGGGGCCTTTAAACATAGTAAACGATTAATAACTGCGCAAATTTAGGAAAAGGACAACACGAAGGAAGACACACAAAAGCAGATAGAGCGCAatcgttgtttttttctttcatgttgtcattttcctaatttcacacaGTTCACAATCATGTACTAGAATGCACAAACTTGCCCCTCAAGATGTTCTAATCAGCCTTTAAATCTTTCTGAACATGAGTGATGAGCTGCTGTGCATTTAAGGACACACCTATTAGAAGTTTACTATGCGCCACTTAGTTACTAGAGAACAATCAGATAGCCAAATCAGAATGGTTCATGCTGTTTTTAGCACTTGGCAAATACACAGCCCTAGGAATGAATGCATGTATGCGTACTTCATACACATGTAAACAaagtgaaatgaaagaaaatgtgaaGACACTCACTCTCAAATGCTGCAAACAGCTCTGGCTTTTCCTCAACCATGTTCTTGAGCCAGACATTGGCATTATCGGCTCGCGAAGAGGGCCTCTTTTCATCCGCTGCCGGCTGCTGCGCTGGCAACTGTGGTGGAGGTGTAGATGGCGGATCATCAGCACCACGCACAAAGTCAGCCAGCGATTTGGGTGACGACACAATCATCTTGGAGATGGAGTGCGTGTATGACGAGATTGACTCCATTGGATTTGAGAGTCGCTTGAGTACCCGCTCATGTGCAGACTCCTGGGACCTATCGGAAGAAATCCCACCTTCTGCCGAAGCCCACTCCCTCATGCGTAGAGTAATGCTCTCCGTCGAGGCAGCACTGCGTGGCTCTGGGGCTGGCACATCGCTTGACGAGTCTAGCTTCAGCGTCGGACTCAGCATGCGAGACCAGCGTGCTGGCTCAGGTAAGCTTTTCCCACCTGATGATGGTGGCGGCGGTGTGAATGCCTTTTCCCGGCGACTTCCGTTGTCTGGCTCCCTACGCAGTGTTGGTGGAGACTCTGACGCCTTGTCGATGGGCTTGAACAAGTACTCTTCAGcagtcttcttctctttctttttggctGCTGCGCTCTCTTCCGTACCGAGAATCTTATTTTGCGGTGTTGCTGTATCTGTCAGCAACTTATCCTGAACGTTCGTCAGAGCTGTAATGTCCTTGGTCACAAGCTTGTCGCCAGCCCGGTCGTCTTTCACCACATGGACAGTTCCAGAAGACAGTTCGACTTCAAGCTGAGTACCACGAGGCACCATATTGTTAGACTCCCCGGTGCCCGTTTCAACAGCAGCAGCTTCCAGCTTCCCAGTTTTTTCGTGGGCCTGTGGAGCTGGTGCTGCGTCTACAGAGAGTGGTTTTGATGCACCTCTTCCAACATCAGGCTCTGCTTCACCGGATAAGGTACTCGTCGCTTCCAAACCAGAATTTTCTTTGGCTTGGACCATACACACTTCCTTTTGTGGCCCAGAATGCAGTGGCTTTTCCAACGTGAACTTGTCCTTGCTTTCCAATTTTGCTTTACTCTGTTCAGTGGACTCTACAACTGCTTCTGGCTTCTGCGTGCCACTTTTCAAATGTACATTTTGCTTGATGTCTTGTTCCAGCACTTGTTCCAGATTCTTTGACTTCACAACAGTGTCTGCGATGACCGTATCTTGGACCTCTTTTGGTGGCTTACACTCTGGCACAGACACATCTGACGATACCATTGTGGAAGCTTTGTTCTCAATCTCAGCTCCTGGCCCCGACATGTTAGTGCTGACTTGGCAAGAAGAGGccgtgccttcctctggcgtctTGGGTGGTGAAGTGATGATTACTTTACCCTCGGTGCCTGCCATTTGACCAGGTGCAGGTTCTTCTAGAGTTTCCACAGTGTGGGAAAGCGCGGAGCAAGGCTTTTCAATGGCATCTTGCGTTGAAGGAACAGGCGGTACTTCTGTAGCACATTCTTGCGAAGGCTTGGCTAGCTCTGATGTATTCTGACTGGCACTAGCCTGGTCTTTAGGGGGTGGTTGGTAGTCTGCAGGCCGGTATGGTTCCTCCAGCTGAACACCGGAAGCAGGGTCCACCGTGTCACTGCACAGCCCCAAATAACAGTGTTTACGCCATCATGCCAACAAACACATGCACTATAAGCTATGGCTAATTTAGCAAATGTTCATTCCAGCCATGATAATCAAATCTGAGGGGAGTTGGGAGTTCCTCCCCCCTACATGCTCACTCAAATATGCGAGCTCAGCCTGAAAGTTCTGTTAGCTTGCTTGTTAGTCTCACTGTTTACCATGAGTCATTCATTATAATAAAGATCTGTTGTGCAGACTGCAAGAATACAAGCAGTGAGGAGTTAAGAATTGCAATGATGTAGCACTGACCGAAGGCGCATATGTGTAATGTCGTTGTAGAGGGCTGCGGCCACCACCATGTCCATGGGGGCGGTCACTTCGTAGCATTCGGAACCATGCTCCATGACGAGTGCGTCGGACACATTGGGTATGAACATCACATTGTTGGGAGTCACCAGAAGTGTTCCCATCACCACTCCCTGACCGTCTGTTATGTGTCGCGATGAAATCTTCAGGAACATGTCCATGTTCTCCTGCAAGGTCACAACAGGTACCAAAAAGAATGTCAGAAGCTGTGCAAAGAGGACTGCCATCACAAATAAAAGAAATGCTGCCATCACAAATAAAATGTCAATACAGCCTGAGCGACTGTCATGCTGTTTCCAACCCTAGTATTAAAGTTGACGTAGAAAGTTAAAGCACCAATCGAGAGCTTTTCTTGGGGACCCTTCAGATGAAAAGCAAAAATACAACACACAGCATCAATATGTACGAAGCCCTTTGGAACATGGGAACATACACGTATAGTGGCTAAACCTTAACCTATGTACAAAAGATCATTGGAGAAAGTGAACCTGCAATGTCAGTTATAGATATCAGCATGTAACAAATGTTGAATATAACAAAGATAATTTTATGCCATATGTGGCTCTCAACGTTCAACTGGAAAAAATTTTTTTGCACGTTTCATAACAAACAACTTGAACAGAGTGCTACACACATAGTTTGGCTTCAATAAAGAGACTGATAAATGGCCACAATGTGTCACAAGACACTGGTGGAATTGGAAAAACTGAattgaattatagtgacagaatgAGCATTCTTTTCAGAATCTGAATAGAATTTGTATTCTTATACTGCGTTAGAAAGTCGCAAAAACTGGCACATCGTATCGCCTTGTGACATCTTGTGAAAGCGTAAATGATTAGTTCGGATGGCTGTACGTAGTTTGCTGCTGTTTAGGCGCACCACAATTCATGCTTGAAATTACAGTCTATATCattaggcatccccactttattctatgcttaTTACGAAGTGAAAGGAGTTGATGCTGACAAGTGCTGCTAGTACCTTCCTGGCAACTTGTGGCCAATGTTAAGCTGTGGCGCACGCGcatggagtgcacgcatgcgcagtgaacCAGAGCGCACCGACATGAACCACTGTCGTGCTCACCTACCACCACTGCTTACAGCACGTGTTGCATGTACTTAGTCAGCGCTGCAGATATAAAAATTAGGATTAAAAATTTTTCACTGTGTTTTCCACGTAACCACACCATGATCACACACCAACAGATAAGCTTtctgttgcactaaagaaaacaggtgccatAAAAATtgtttgtcagtccctttaagaattaTGAATTTGTATGATCAACACATATCACTTGCACGTATAAAAATAAAGGGCTAATGAAGCACACTGttatgaagaaaaatgtggaatggTTAGCAAAATTATTAGAATGTTTTAAAACTGTGAAACGTCTTACCACGAGCGACTACGCATGTGTCCATGGTCTAATTACTGCAGTGTTGGGCTTGCTCAAAACGATTTATCAAATACATTAGTGTATGTGCACCTTTCAAGGTCAGCCTCAAGGCCACGTAAAGAGTATAAACTGCAAACTGCACTTCAAAACTGGGGCACTTTGAACTTTCTATTATGCCAAGTAACATAGAAAGATCAGCTAATCAAATACAATATCACATGTACATAAAGGACACACAGCTTTAATGTTTTGAAGTACATTTTTCCTGACTGTATTTATAACTATGGTCTATGTAAACAAAACTGATTTTCAGCCCATATTGGCTTATGCAAGCCACGCAATATTTATGGACTACACAGTAGTGGAATGTACGATGCTTATTTTGAAGCAAATGCGCAGCGTAATTTGACTGAATGCGTTACATAACACAGCATGCCTTGTTCTCTGGCTCAGCTGATTCGATGTGCTCAGTGGAAGCGCCACCATGTCGCTGCTGTTCCATGAAGGCAACAGGAGAGTCAGGTGGCGACGCCGTGGCCTTTGGTGAACAGGGACGCTCACCAGGCAAAGGTGGTCCAGCCCCAGTGCCATGATGGCCCGCTGATGCCTGCAAGTGGACAGGCAAAAGCGAGGCCAAGTCTTTAAACCACAGGGATGATATACATCGAGCCTAAGTATATTACTAACACAGAGAAGCACCTAGGGAAATACTAAGCAACAATGAAAAGGTACCTTTTCATCCTCCAGTCTACCGTGCTCAAGCAACATCAGCCGCATCAGCAGCTTGAGATTCTTGTCCTTTAACCGGAATGTACAGTGTCTGCAAATAAAATGTGGCCACAGGTCCATTCAGCATGAAAGGTACGGAAGCACTTGAATGTACATAACATATAGCACAGACAAATTTATGATTCAGTCTAcagtgaaagggggggggggtgcaaaaaatTTGTGAGTCTATGAAAAATATATGCACAAATGTTATACATATATGCCATCTCACACGTGGAATTTTCATCTTAAGTAATATAGTCTGAATTTCATCACCGCATACCGAAAACCTATTTCTGCAGCGCATCATGACAATCATGTATTATCAACCAAACAAATAAACaatatataaataaagaaaaataagatggtaTCTAATGAAAAGGTCAAAACATTTTATACACTGGTACATAACTATGAACCAAACAGTCTTGCGATATTctataatttttttaattttttttttcaaagtaggAGTGACTGGATTAACAAAACCTTTCCTGCTGTAGTAAAACTCGTTCTTGGCCTAGTGTGTTCGACATGCTTGCAAATAAAAGGTTGCGCGAAAACAAGACACGTTCACAAGCGAGGGCACAGGGACAAGCTTGTCCTTGTGCCTTCGCTTGTGAACATGTCTTAATTTTGCGcaaccttttcttttcaacctgTCATGCTGTGTCTGTCCCTCTCATTACATGGGTTACTACGGCAACCGTAATCATCACTGCCAAGTGAACAGGCAGTGTTCCTGCTCTCCCCTTCTTCCTCGCCATAGCTCAAAAAGACATTGCATTACTCACGCTACAAACTGGCTTATGTAGAATGAAATTTCAAGCAATTAAGTGCACCCAGTGAATGCGTCGCAGTTCTGCTCAATCAAGCAAAAAAATCGTGACATAtgcaataataatgatgatgatgatgatgatgatgatgataataataataataataatatctggggttttacgtatcAAAACCAcgccatgattatgaggcacgccgtagaggagggctccggagatttcgaccatctcgtgttTTTAATGTGTACCAACATTGCagagtacacaggcctctagcaatTTCCctccataataataattgttggggtttacagtcctaaaaccatgatatgattatgagggtcgcgtagtggagggctccagaaatttcgaccacctgggttctttaaagtgcacctaaatctcagtacatgggccttgagcattttcgcctccatcgaaatgcgaccgcagctgggatcgaacccacgacccttgggtcagcagccgaccaaTATAACCACCACACCACCGCAGCGGGACGTAACATATGTGTGCATACATATGCACTTCTGATGAACGCAGATTTACTAATGAAGAATCACTGGTATGCAAATGTTTCAATATTTGAATGCATAAGCTACGATATCCCAATGACAGTAATACCCACGTAGGGTCTCCATGCAACCGGATGCACACATAAAAGAATAACTTTGCCCACCACCACCACTTCAGTATGAACCAATGCCATTTCAGCAACGTGCACATCGAAGCAGGATGTGTAAACCACTATGATACCATGTAAAATTCAGCAAGCTGCATTAACATGAGTCTAATCAAAGACTGCCATGCTACAGGAACAATAATCTTGCAGacgagaaaggcagaaagaattCCGTAGGAGGAAGCAAGCAGGCTTTCTTCacagcccatttttttttttttttttacacactgGAAGCTCTTTATTACAATAACTTAGAGCAACTCAACACAGCACGATGAAAAAATGAGGACATACACAGCTCTGTCCTCTTCTGTCTATTCCCACGTTGCACTCTTGAAAATTTAACGTCGTCAACCAACAAGCTATAGATTTGACAATGATATTTTTGTCAAACAATGTTTGACTTAATATCTCTGATATTTTGTATTATTGAGCTTAAATTTAACAAAGCAAGTCTTCACTATTCTTCCACTGAAAAAGTGCTTGCTGCTTACCTGACCAGGAAATATGAGTCTGCTCGTTAGGCGGTTCATCGTCGTCAGCTCTCCTGGTGTACACTCAAACCTTGCAGCAATGCCAGCCACGTGTCAGAAGCCTTGACCTGCAGGAAAATGATCAGACGCAATGACGTGGCTTCCAGAACATGTAGCATTCGCATATTCCTTGATTGGAGGCAGTGGGACAAAATGTTAGCTGTAGAAGGAGGACACTTATAAGCAATCAAACGCTGTCGAGGCACCACCGTTTTCCCTGAATGAATTGACATTGTCAAGAATAGAAAACAAATTTGACATGCATAGTTTTGAAATTTAATAAGTAATCAGTCAATACATAGCAGTCAGTTGTCCAACCCCAGCAGCAAACAAGCACTCATCtaacaacaaaaattagggacgcaTGGGTTAGCAGATCTGATAACGTGTTTCATAAAGAGCACCAAGGATGAAAACTGCAAAATAGGGTAACAGCAGGATGGTGTACAAACTCTCAACAGAAATTGACTAACATTCgttccttctttcattttttgcGCTGTCAATATCTTGTGCAATGGAGGAATTTACTGAGAGAACACAAATATAAACTTTTCACACAGCACCATGTGGTGGACGAAATATGAATAAGTTCAAAAGCAAGAACAAAACACATGCAGGGATGCAGCTGACTGATCGCATACACTGCCCTTGAGGATTCAAATGATTCATTGCTAATACGTATGCAGTTTTACAAAGTTAAACTTCCTACACAAACATGTTTTCGATGTACCATTGCACCTGCCTCCACAGCTGTCTACTGATAGAAAAGTGCAGGCTGTCCTAAATAGCTCATGCGAAGAACCGTGACTAAAGCAGTGTGGCATAAGCGCACCACAGCTCAAGCGCCGTTACTGGCCTCATCATTATTCGTTGTCTTGCTTGCTTCCTGGATCACGCGTGGTGCAGTGAACCAGAACAAAACCAGAGCACACAGCTCCCTCGTGTGTCAGTCTTGCCACAACATCACGTACGCTGATGCAATGCATACATTATCATCGAGCCCACTATATGCCCAGGAAAAAAGTAGCAGCAGCACAACACTCATGCCCGCAGAGTGCACAATTGTTTTGCCTCAAACATGCCTCCTAGCATGGAAGGTGCTGCCACCACAGTCCCAAAAGCACAGCGTTCCCTGTAACACCATGACGAAATCGATGCTTACACTAACAACATACTAAGAAAGCGCATACAGGTCATCTTTGCAAGTGACGTGTGGTAGAGCACAACCATCTATAGTtaggtacaactttagaaggcagtggcGTTTCCTCCTCAATGGCGAAAAtatgagcctgcaccaatgggcataTGCTCTAGAGCATTGTTTCTCAGCCATGAATTTTGGGGGCActtgtggaccggtggaatagatgagggaccccttgcagagagagaaagaaaggaaagggagGGGTTGTCACCACACAGCATGCCGCGTGAAGTACGTGGCTTTTATTTAAATAGATCTGGGTCCGtggaaccccatttgagaaccactgctcta
This window of the Rhipicephalus sanguineus isolate Rsan-2018 chromosome 2, BIME_Rsan_1.4, whole genome shotgun sequence genome carries:
- the LOC119384182 gene encoding oxidation resistance protein 1, producing MRLMLLEHGRLEDEKASAGHHGTGAGPPLPGERPCSPKATASPPDSPVAFMEQQRHGGASTEHIESAEPENKENMDMFLKISSRHITDGQGVVMGTLLVTPNNVMFIPNVSDALVMEHGSECYEVTAPMDMVVAAALYNDITHMRLRDTVDPASGVQLEEPYRPADYQPPPKDQASASQNTSELAKPSQECATEVPPVPSTQDAIEKPCSALSHTVETLEEPAPGQMAGTEGKVIITSPPKTPEEGTASSCQVSTNMSGPGAEIENKASTMVSSDVSVPECKPPKEVQDTVIADTVVKSKNLEQVLEQDIKQNVHLKSGTQKPEAVVESTEQSKAKLESKDKFTLEKPLHSGPQKEVCMVQAKENSGLEATSTLSGEAEPDVGRGASKPLSVDAAPAPQAHEKTGKLEAAAVETGTGESNNMVPRGTQLEVELSSGTVHVVKDDRAGDKLVTKDITALTNVQDKLLTDTATPQNKILGTEESAAAKKKEKKTAEEYLFKPIDKASESPPTLRREPDNGSRREKAFTPPPPSSGGKSLPEPARWSRMLSPTLKLDSSSDVPAPEPRSAASTESITLRMREWASAEGGISSDRSQESAHERVLKRLSNPMESISSYTHSISKMIVSSPKSLADFVRGADDPPSTPPPQLPAQQPAADEKRPSSRADNANVWLKNMVEEKPELFAAFEKLGFFFDDNELVPRLAQSSEATLLYLCLRMGRPLHKKVQCSATTSSKRRIRPQYWFGIPRNRADELYYFLEKWAPSIYGDVHRVDMASRGFEPLPEPADRGGDREAHCLRPHCGDDQRW